A segment of the Gossypium hirsutum isolate 1008001.06 chromosome D10, Gossypium_hirsutum_v2.1, whole genome shotgun sequence genome:
ACGAAATTGATGAAGCTTGTGGATATTGAGAATGATTGTTTGTGCTCACTTCGTCACCTATTCATGTAGTTAGGATATGATCTCCGCTCATGAAAATAAAACACATTTCATGATAAATCGttgatcttttaaaaaaaacttacgataaacaaaattaattattagtATGCGAAGAAATTAATCATTATTGTCACTATACCAATAATAAACATAATAGAATGGTTGTGTGTTGAAGTTAAAAGTTGAGGATTTAGATGCTAATAATAGAAAGGAAAAACCGGCCGAACAAGTCTTCACCATTAGCTGTGTTGTTGTTATACTATATTCTTCACCATTACTAATATGCAAAATAAAAGTGATGTATACGGTGAACTATCGTTTgggtgattaaaataaaaatattttaaatattaataataaaattacaaaaatttcattttaagctatcaaaataaaaatatatatcttaaaaattgagatgataattaaaaaaaaacaattatagtttcataaaatgatatttaaaccTGAACTTGCGGTGCTGAGGCAATCATATCTTGGATGTGATCAGCATGACTTGGCATTTAATCGATAAGATTAACTAATTAATCCGTACTTAATTAAGTACTCATggtcttttttaataaaaaaaagtagtcATTGTCCTTGGAAATGGAACCCCCTcattcaaatgatttttttttccttgaaaAGGAAAAAGCATCATCATATGTTATCCTTTCACATATCATAACATTAAGAAGTAAGAGAATTTCGAATATTCTTTCCTGCATTATAAAGATGATTGGGTTAAGATGATTACATTATTTGAATGGCTAGCTttgatttatcaaatttttttatataatatttatgataaatttttacaTAGTTATTCTTAATCTATTTTGTAGacattttaagaatttaaaatcctcaaaacacatttaatatatttcaaaAGTCTTGAATCAATTCAATGATTTCAAGGTGTTTTTGAGTATTTTTCGAGTATTTTTAAGTACAAGATGGATCCCCTAAGTCAATAGCCATAAGTTTATCCCTCAATTTAATGGCTTCTTTCTATTTACATTCTCATCGTTGACTTGAATTAGTGGCCAAACTGTAAGAACAAAATATGAGCAGAAGTAGGCACTTCTCATCAAACTGCGATAACCATAATACAAACAGGGGACAGCAAAATTGTTTACGCACTTTGATTTTTCCTATGTCTGCGGAGCCTAACTCAACGAGAAGAATTCACTATCTTTAAAACAAATACAGCCAGTGAACCGAGTTCTAATACACCCCAATGAAGATTTGTCACTTTTGTACTCAAATGTTAGACTTTTCATCACTAACTTTCCCCCTAAGAACTTAGCTTTTAAATGTTAGAAAAATCAGTTAAAAAAAACGGTTTTACATTTACagccataattttaaaatttttcaaaactaaaCCCTCTTATGATATTTATGATAACAAACTCTAACCGGAATAAAGGCCTAAAATATATCAACTATGAGTACTTATCAAGAGCTTTaattctttatattatttattgtgCATAGACATTAGCGTTTTATTGTTTACCTTTGTACATGTTCTATTCTATCTTTTAGAGAGCTTTATTACAAATCCTTATAAGAGTTTAACCTTTGGTTTTAAGTGAGCTTAAACCTTGTAAACAAATATGTTTTCTTTGTTTACTCATTTCATTCCTTTGTAGAAGGAGATGTTCCACAATTTAACCTTGAAAACTTGGTGAAAGATATTTTTATCTTAGCCAAAATAAAGTACTCGGAACCTTAAAAGACAACAATTCAAagttaataaataaagaaaatttttgaCAAGTGGAACTAAGGTAGAAAATGTAAGCAATTGATACTACTGAACCTTTATAAATCATTGCGTCAAAATTTGTATCCTTTCAACGTTGGCAAAATTCATGCTCTTTTTAGTAAAATTTGATTCACTCGGGCATCAATTTGTATAGTTTCtaaaaattcaagtaccaaaagAATATTTGTTATAGGtttaattgtttatattttatgGCTTAATTCATGATTGGGGCCTAAAAGTATATTCATTTTCTCACTTTGAtctttgaactttgatttggcctaatttaatacttaaaagtatgcatttgttatatttttaatcCATTTATAACAATGTTTAAGAAAACGTTTGACAGCTTTGGCCGATAAAAAACCTCCACTTGACATGTTTTGGTTAATGAAGAAGAGTCACTTGGCAAGTTGGCAtccttttataaaatatttaaactttaaaatattataaaaataaaataaatatttataaattcggAAAAATGtgtatgaattatatttttttataattttttaatttatatatacttttctaaatttttttatatatttatttattttttataatgtttcaaccttgatatatttgataaaagaaaatggATATCTTTTGTAAAAAAAACACATCGTGGCACTATTTGATTGGCCACCAATTTTTTAACACTATGTTAAAATATGGACTAAAAAATTGAATAGATGCATACTTTAAGTACTAAATGGAGAAATAAATCAAACTAAACTGGCAAtattaaggatttttttttaaatgataattaactGTTCATGAAATGTGCTCCATTTTTATGGACAAGGATTGAACCTCTGATCTCGTGATTAAGGGATGAGATGAATAACCACCATACTATACCTTATAATTTAAGTTTAAgataattatattttgaatttgtgTACATTTAAttagtcaacattaaataaaatcTAATCCGTACTTAATTAATTACTCATTGTCCTTAGAAATGGATTCCATCATTCAAATCATTAAAAAAGAATATCATCATATTGTTATCCTTTCACACCTTATTAAAGTCAGAAcaaaaatagtattttattaaggTAGAAAAGCAATcaattctccttttttttttctgttattgtaatatttaatttgagatttttgtaaatttaaaacaaaattcaaaaaacaaaaatagtattttattaaagtAGAAAAGCATtcaattctctctttttttctattttttttttgaatttttaagttGTTAGACTTAATTTAGGAAtgtttctcaaaagtacttgggaaaataatttttggaaaaaagctAAATTTGACTTGAGAGAAGCACTTTTGAAAAACATTCCTGAATTATTACACCTAAGTGAAGTCGTGAATATGCAAATGGAATAAAAACAAATGCTTAAATAGAAAACTAATCGATAAGATAAAAGACTTTAATATCAAACCacaatctttctttttctttttttggaaaaGAGTTATAagcgaatgaaatttaaagatacaatgaaatttaatgattatttgaattttgtactaACGAAAATAGTTTATTGAGCATTGACTAAATTATAACAAGAATATCATcttctataaatattttatgcAGTAATTATTTATAGAATAATGTAAGTATGATAAAAGATGGAGGAGGAAAAGAAAGAACTTTTGTTTATAAATTACACAATAAAGATAGATGAGTTGATTGGATCTCATCAAACATTTAAGATGAATCTCGAAGAAGATAAAAgggattgatcaataaaataaaaaataatatttctctGCAAGTTACTTCTTTGGTTGCAATTGGTGAAGAAACTAGTGTTGAAAACTTGCAGGAATAGTTgcaatgaaaattcataattaactaaaaatattaacaattaatttaatcctaaaacTCCAATTAAATCATACCCATCGAGCTATATTTGACaagttaaatacaaaattaatcaaatttatattTGCAACTGAatttattctgaaaatttttaaaaaaattcaaacagcAAATAGCTTTCATTAAATCAATTCTAATACctgaattaaatactaaaaacttaatattattatatataaaaaaatgttaaatttagctaccaaatttttataaaaatgcatGTAAGTTAAGACTTAAACCAAtttattttaagctttttatCAATAAGATGTTGACTtagcaatatatttatatttatactagTTAAATAACTTCGTCTCTATGTATAGAACCACACTTATTCATCATCCCCATAACTGAAAGGCCCCCAAAAAACACTTTCTATCTTTACATGTCAATGGCTTCGTTATATGTCAGACTTTTTTCTATCTTCTTGCTTATCATCTGCATCTTCCCACCACAAGCACTTTCAGTAGTACCAGAGGAATGTCAAACCAAAACTGATGGCTGCACCAACAAAGAAAAGGCCTTACCCCTTAAGGTCATAGCCATTTTCTCCATATTAATCGCTAGTGTTATCGGGGTATGTTCACCTTTATTTACACGTTCGATCCCGGCTCTTAACCCCGACAGAAATTTATTTGTGATCGTTAAGTGCTTTGCAGCCGGGATTATTCTGGCGACCGGTTTCATGCACGTGTTGCCGGACTCTTTTAACATGTTATCGTCTAGGTGCTTGAAAGAGAATCCATGGCATAAGTTTCCCTTCACGGGGTTCGTCGCCATGTTATCCGCAATAGTGACCTTAATGGTGGATTCCATGGCTACATCAATATACACCAAGAAATGCAACAACGGGGTTATCCCGGAAGTTGCATCACCTGTTGAGGGAGGACAACAGGAAATGGTTGTGGTGAATGTTGGACAATTTCACGGTCACCATCACGGTTTAAAGCCTGCACCAGGAACTGTAGATCAACAGTTGTTGCGATACCGTGTGGTTGCCATGGTAAGAAATTTTCAGATGTTAACAAG
Coding sequences within it:
- the LOC107916446 gene encoding fe(2+) transport protein 1 encodes the protein MSMASLYVRLFSIFLLIICIFPPQALSVVPEECQTKTDGCTNKEKALPLKVIAIFSILIASVIGVCSPLFTRSIPALNPDRNLFVIVKCFAAGIILATGFMHVLPDSFNMLSSRCLKENPWHKFPFTGFVAMLSAIVTLMVDSMATSIYTKKCNNGVIPEVASPVEGGQQEMVVVNVGQFHGHHHGLKPAPGTVDQQLLRYRVVAMVLELGIVVHSVVIGLSLGASNNTCSIKGLVAALCFHQMFEGMGLGGCILQAEYKTMKKFIMVFFFSVTTPFGIALGIALANTYKENSPTALITVGLLNASSAGLLIYMALVDLLAADFMGSKLQASVKLQIKSYVAVLLGAGGMSVMAKWA